The genomic segment GATCAATGAAGAGACAGAATATGTGTTAAATCGTTTCGGCATGCAGCCGCCGGGATATCTGTCTAACATTGGAACACAGATAAAAGATATGGATATCCGTATGAGTCCGGAAGCTGATAAGAGTATGTCCCTGAAAAATGCATGGGATCTGATGATGGAGAAAAGTATCGTATCTCTTCCGATCAGAGACAGAGAAGGACAGCTGGAAGGTCTGATCACAATCGGTGATATTGCTAAGACTTATATGGATACAACGGACAGTTATCTGCTGTCAAGAGCGAAGACACAGTACAGAAGAATTGCCGAGACAATTGCAGGTACCGTAGTAGAGGGAAATGAGCATGGATATTTTACAAAAGGAAAAGTTCTGGTGGGAACTGCAAATCCGGAAATGCTCAAAGCCTATATTGAATCGGATGACCTGATAATCATGGGAGACAGAGAAGAGGATCATCTTCAGGCGATTGCTCAGAATGTTAGCTGTATTATCGTTGGTATGGGAATTGAAGTCAGCGAAAAGGTGATAAAGCTTGCTCATGAGAGAGAAATTGTAATTATTATGTCTCCGTATGATACATTTACGATCGCAAGACTGATCAATCAGAGTATTCCTGTACGGTATATTATGAAAACAGATAATCTGGTTACTTTTAATACAGAGGATTTTACGGATGATATTCAGAATGAGATGATCAAACACCGTCATCGTGCGTTCCCTGTAATTAACAAAAAGGGAAAATGTATCGGAACAATTTCCCGAAGAAATTTTCTGGATATGCACAGGAAAAAAGTAGCACTTGTGGACCATAATGAGAAAGATCAGGCAGTTGACAATATCGATAAAGCTGAAATCGTGGAGATTATCGACCATCATAAACTGGGGTCTCTGGAAACTATGGTACCGATTTCTTTCAGAAATCAGCCGGTCGGATGTACAGCAACGATTCTGTATGAAATGTATGGGGAGCAGAAGCTTGAGATTTCACCGAGTATTGCGGGGCTTCTCTGTGCTGCGATTATTTCAGATACACTGATGTTTCGTTCACCTACCTGCACATTATCTGACAAGATGGCGGCAGGTGCGCTGGCACTTATTGCAGGAATCAATATTGAGCAGTTTGCAAAAGAGATGTTTAAAGCAGGAAGTAACCTGAAAGACAAATCACCGGAAGAAATTTTCTATCAGGATTATAAGAAATTTATTGCTGAGGATGAGATCAACTTTGGTGTTGGACAGATCAGTTCTATGGACAGCGATGAGCTGGCAGAAATCAAAGAGCGTCTGGTTCCGTTTATGGTCAGCGAGTGTGGCCGTCATGGTGTCACCCGCGTATTCTTTATGCTTACCAATATTATTGAGGAATCTACAGAGCTTCTCTATTATGGTGAGGGAAGTGAGGAAATGGCACGTATTGCTTTCCATATGGAGCCAAAGGATGGTGTATTTGATCTGAAAGGCGTTGTTTCACGTAAGAAACAGCTGATTCCGGCACTTATGGAAGCTGCACAGGCCGGACAGAACGATTACAACTGATGGCAGCAGACAGAATAGCTGAGGATAATAAGAAATGGAAAAAGAAACCTGGAAAGCAGGAAATATGCTTTATCCACTTCCGGCAGTTATGGTAAGTGTTTCTGACGGAGAGGGGAATGACAATATTATTACAGTTGCATGGGCAGGAACTGTCTGCACGAATCCGCCGATGGTGTCTATTTCTGTGCGACCATCCCGTTTTTCCTATGATATGCTCAGAAAGACGGGAGAATTTGTAATAAATCTGACAACAGAAAAACTGGCATATGCAACGGATTACTGTGGAGTCCGTTCAGGCAGGGATGTTGATAAATTTAAAGAAATGAAGCTTACCAAAGAGAAGGCGGATTTTGTGAAAGTTCCCATGATCGCAGAATCTCCGGTGAGTATTGAATGCAAAGTAAGGCAGGTTCTGGAATTGGGTTCCCACCATATGTTTCTGGCGGATGTGCTTGCAGTTCATGCTGATACGCAGTATATGGACGAGAAGAAGAAATTTCATCTGAATGATGCGAAACCTCTGGTGTATTCTCATGGTGAATATCTGGGAATTGGTAAAAAACTGGGAACATTTGGATACAGCGTTAAAAAAAAGAAGAAAAAATCCGGAAAAAAGAAACAGTAATTCGCAATTTGCAGACGCAGGCAATGTATGATAAAATGAAAGGACATAAACATGAATAATGTGACATTAATAGGAATGCCCGGTTCAGGGAAAAGTACAATAGGAGTTATTCTTGCAAAAGCATTGAGATATGAATTTCTGGATTCGGATCTTCTGATACAGAAACAGGAGAAAAGAAAGCTTTCAGAGATCATAGAGCAGGACGGACCGGAAAAATTTAAGGAAATTGAAAATCAGGTTAATGCAGACATTCATGTGACAGATACGGTCATTGCACCCGGCGGAAGTGTTATTTACTGTGATGAGGCAATGGAACATCTGAAGTCTATAGGTAAGGTTATATATCTTAAATTATCACTGGAATCTTTATCCAAAAGACTGGGAAATCTGAAAGGCCGCGGAGTTCTGTTAAAGGACGGTCAGAGCCTGAAAGATCTGTATGAGGAACGTGTACCTCTGTACGAGAAATATGCAGATATTACCATTGATGAAGAGGGGAAAGATTTGGATGAAAGTCTTCGGGCAATTCTGGAGATAATACATATCAAAGAGCAGGGAAAGTGATTATTACAGCTCGGGAAAAGGACAGTGGTAAATAATTTTTGTTTACAAATGATAAATATATGATATAATATACAACTGACTTTAAAATAGGATGATCGTTTAGTATAAACATATATGCATTTGAAACAGAAGTTACATGTTCGCAGAAAACGAAAAACAGAGTGAACAGTGACCATTAATTCTGCTCATGGAGTGAAAATAAATAAGAGGTGTGATATGGAACAGTATGTTATAAAAGGAGGCAACCCTTTAGTCGGTGAAGTTGAGATTGCCGGTGCCAAGAATGCGGCACTTGCTATTCTTGCAGCAGCCATAATGACTGATGAGACGATTCTGATAGAGAATTTGCCGGATGTAAGGGATATCAATGTATTGCTTGAAGCGATCGCTGGTATTGGAGCACAGGTAGACCGTATTGATAAATCTACTGTGAAGATTAACGGATCTACAATTGGAGATGTAAGTGTTGATTATGAATATATCAAGAAGATCAGAGCTTCCTACTATCTGCTGGGAGCACTTCTTGGTAAGTATAAACATGCAGAGGTACCGCTTCCAGGTGGATGCAACATCGGAAGCCGTCCGATCGACCAGCATCTGAAGGGATTCAGAGCGCTTGGTGCAGATGTAGATATCATGCATGGAGCAATTGTTGCGAAAGCAGATGAACTTCATGGAAGCCATATTTTCCTTGACGTTGTCTCTGTAGGTGCAACGATCAATATTATGATGGCAGCCTCATTGGCTCCGGGACGTACTATTTTGGAAAATGCCGCAAGAGAACCGCATGTAGTTGACGTTGCCAACTTCCTGAACAGTATGGGGGCAAATATTAAAGGTGCAGGTACAGATGTGATCCGTATTAAAGGTGTGGAGAAGCTCCACCGTACAGAGTATTCTATTATTCCGGATCAGATCGAGGCAGGTACATTTATGTTTGCTGCGGCAGCAACAGGCGGAGATGTAACAGTTAAGAATGTAATTCCGAAGCATCTGGAAGCAACTACGGCTAAACTTGAAGAAATTGGATGTGAGGTTGAGGAATTTGATGATGCAGTTCGTGTACGTGCACCAAAGAGACTTCACCGTACTCATGTAAAGACTCTTCCATATCCCGGATATCCTACAGATATGCAGCCACAGATTGCTGTAACTCTGGCACTTGCAGAGGGAACCAGTATTGTAACAGAGAGTATTTTTGAGAACAGATTCAAGTATGCGGACGAACTTTCACGTATGGGAGCAAACATCAAAGTTGAGGGAAATTCAGCAATTATTGATGGTGTGAAGAAGCTTACAGGTGCGAGAGTAAGTGCACCGGATCTGCGTGCAGGTGCAGCCCTGGTGATCGCAGGTCTTGCAGCAGATGGAATCACAGTTGTTGATGATATCGTATATATCCAGAGAGGATACGAGAATTTTGAAGATAAGCTGAGATCTCTCGGTGCTGAGATTGAGAGAGTATCCAATGAGAAAGAAATCCAGAAATTCCGTCTCAGGGTGGGATGATAAAAAATACCAAAAAATTACTTGACATTTGTAAGGGTTAAGTATATTGTATGGTATGCAGCAATCTTAATTAATGCAAGTTAATAATTAGTAATAGCCTTTTATTCAGAGTGGTGGAGATACAAAGGATCTGCGAAGCCACGGCAACCCCTGTTTGTGTAGGAAGGTGCCAACCTGAGCGAGTGATCGAACAATAAGAGGATTGTTGAGATAATCAGACAGTCCGATTACTTCGGGCTGTTTCTTTTTGTTAACGGAAAAGTATCAGCGGAGAGAAATAATCTGTTGATACAGTACATAAATGGCTGCGGGTTATTCTGCGGTCGGGAAACAATTGTAAATGAATAAAAAAAGGAGAACACAATGGAGAAAATTTTATTTACTTCTGAATCTGTAACTGAAGGCCATCCGGATAAAATGTGTGATGCTATTTCCGATGCTATTCTTGACGCTCTTATGGAAAAAGATCCTATGAGTCGTGTTGCATGTGAAACTGCTACAACTACAGGTCTTGTACTTGTTATGGGTGAGATTACAACAAATGCATATGTTGATATCCAGAAAATCGTAAGAGATACTATCCGTGAAATCGGATATACACGTGGAAAATATGGATTTGATGCTGATACATGTGCAGTTATCACAGCAATCGATGAACAGTCTGCTGATATCGCTCTTGGCGTAGATAAAGCTCTTGAAGCAAAAATGGGTGAAGATGAAATTGATGCCATCGGAGCAGGTGACCA from the Blautia wexlerae DSM 19850 genome contains:
- a CDS encoding flavin reductase family protein, which produces MEKETWKAGNMLYPLPAVMVSVSDGEGNDNIITVAWAGTVCTNPPMVSISVRPSRFSYDMLRKTGEFVINLTTEKLAYATDYCGVRSGRDVDKFKEMKLTKEKADFVKVPMIAESPVSIECKVRQVLELGSHHMFLADVLAVHADTQYMDEKKKFHLNDAKPLVYSHGEYLGIGKKLGTFGYSVKKKKKKSGKKKQ
- a CDS encoding UDP-N-acetylglucosamine 1-carboxyvinyltransferase; this translates as MEQYVIKGGNPLVGEVEIAGAKNAALAILAAAIMTDETILIENLPDVRDINVLLEAIAGIGAQVDRIDKSTVKINGSTIGDVSVDYEYIKKIRASYYLLGALLGKYKHAEVPLPGGCNIGSRPIDQHLKGFRALGADVDIMHGAIVAKADELHGSHIFLDVVSVGATINIMMAASLAPGRTILENAAREPHVVDVANFLNSMGANIKGAGTDVIRIKGVEKLHRTEYSIIPDQIEAGTFMFAAAATGGDVTVKNVIPKHLEATTAKLEEIGCEVEEFDDAVRVRAPKRLHRTHVKTLPYPGYPTDMQPQIAVTLALAEGTSIVTESIFENRFKYADELSRMGANIKVEGNSAIIDGVKKLTGARVSAPDLRAGAALVIAGLAADGITVVDDIVYIQRGYENFEDKLRSLGAEIERVSNEKEIQKFRLRVG
- a CDS encoding shikimate kinase, which gives rise to MNNVTLIGMPGSGKSTIGVILAKALRYEFLDSDLLIQKQEKRKLSEIIEQDGPEKFKEIENQVNADIHVTDTVIAPGGSVIYCDEAMEHLKSIGKVIYLKLSLESLSKRLGNLKGRGVLLKDGQSLKDLYEERVPLYEKYADITIDEEGKDLDESLRAILEIIHIKEQGK
- a CDS encoding putative manganese-dependent inorganic diphosphatase; translation: MRNQEKIFVIGHKNPDTDSICSAIAYADIKNRTSQKVKYIPKRAGQINEETEYVLNRFGMQPPGYLSNIGTQIKDMDIRMSPEADKSMSLKNAWDLMMEKSIVSLPIRDREGQLEGLITIGDIAKTYMDTTDSYLLSRAKTQYRRIAETIAGTVVEGNEHGYFTKGKVLVGTANPEMLKAYIESDDLIIMGDREEDHLQAIAQNVSCIIVGMGIEVSEKVIKLAHEREIVIIMSPYDTFTIARLINQSIPVRYIMKTDNLVTFNTEDFTDDIQNEMIKHRHRAFPVINKKGKCIGTISRRNFLDMHRKKVALVDHNEKDQAVDNIDKAEIVEIIDHHKLGSLETMVPISFRNQPVGCTATILYEMYGEQKLEISPSIAGLLCAAIISDTLMFRSPTCTLSDKMAAGALALIAGINIEQFAKEMFKAGSNLKDKSPEEIFYQDYKKFIAEDEINFGVGQISSMDSDELAEIKERLVPFMVSECGRHGVTRVFFMLTNIIEESTELLYYGEGSEEMARIAFHMEPKDGVFDLKGVVSRKKQLIPALMEAAQAGQNDYN